In Rhineura floridana isolate rRhiFlo1 chromosome 1, rRhiFlo1.hap2, whole genome shotgun sequence, the following proteins share a genomic window:
- the LOC133377650 gene encoding mas-related G-protein coupled receptor member H-like — translation MAFETPPRVSTPEEAQKQRLGTMTAFSPISLSPLDAGKEYYGTYSETESPNNSHSNDYPGLIRDNALEVYILTAFIISTCIFGLLGNGVVICLLGFCIKRNQFSTYILNLSIADFGSLTANLYTCWIGSHLYKPFLCILFANVFLFMYNASQCLLTAISIDRCVSVLFPFWYRWHRPARLSSVLCALIWGLSFLLSAIHFTLYMDYTIQAIQYAMNVFLFLPLMSASTLVLLTNVCSKLQQRKRGKLLIVILLTLLFIIFAFPLNAFYITIYIFNSHPSYNIRYGFLCASLNSSINPLIYFLVGRQNRERPTKCVKAILQNVFIEEENSTEEVEISVETQL, via the exons ATGGCCTTTGAAACACCTCCAA GAGTATCTACACCAGAAGAAGCACAAAAGCAAAGGCTGGGCACCATGACCgctttcagcccaatttccttgtCCCCTTTGGATGCTGGAAAGGAATATTATGGGACATACAGCGAAACTGAGTCCCCAAACAATAGCCACAGTAATGATTATCCAGGATTGATTAGAGATAATGCGTTGGAAGTATATATTTTGACTGCCTTTATAATTTCAACCTGCATATTTGGACTTTTGGGGAATGGCGTTGTCATCTGCCTGCTTGGCTTCTGCATCAAGAGGAATCAGTTCAGCACTTACATCCTGAACCTCTCCATTGCTGACTTTGGTTCGCTCACAGCTAACTTGTACACATGCTGGATTGGATCACACTTGTACAAGCCCTTTCTGTGTATACTATTTGCCAATGTCTTCCTGTTCATGTACAATGCTAGTCAATGCCTACTGACAGCCATCAGCATCGACAGGTGCGTGTCTGTCCTCTTCCCATTTTGGTACCGATGGCACCGGCCAGCCCGTTTGTCCAGCGTTTTGTGTGCCTTAATATGGGGACTTTCTTTCCTTCTCAGTGCAATTCACTTCACTCTGTACATGGATTATACCATACAAGCCATCCAGTATGCCATGAATGTCTTCCTTTTCCTCCCACTTATGTCTGCCTCAACTCTGGTTCTGCTCACCAATGTTTGCTCAAAATTGCAACAGCGCAAGAGGGGAAAGCTTCTCATAGTAATCTTGCTTACTCTCctcttcatcatttttgcttttcCACTGAATGCCTTTTACATCaccatttatatttttaattcaCATCCTTCCTACAACATACGTTATGGCTTCCTCTGTGCCTCGTTGAACAGCAGCATTAACCCTTTGATCTATTTCCTGGTTGGGAGGCAGAACAGAGAAAGACCTACAAAGTGTGTGAAAGCCATACTCCAGAATGTTTTCATAGAAGAGGAAAActctacagaggaagtggagatCTCTGTTGAAACTCAGTTATAA